ATAAGCAACTTGAGGCTAAAGGTGCATGACTATGCGGCTGATCTGACAAAGGCCGAGGAAGACTTGGCAAAAGCTCGAGCAAAGTTGGAAAAAGGTGAAAAAGAACAGGCAAGGTCAGCCCACCAATTAAAGCAAATATATGATAGAGAAGTCACAATTTTAAGGAAAAAGCTGGCCACCCTCGAAAACAAAATGGGTCAGCAGACAAAGGACTTCAAAACAGAAAGATGCACTGATTAACCAATTGGAAGAAAGCACGGTGTAGTGGCAAAACCAAAACAATGAGGCCATGTAAATAGTAGAAGTTCGGGAGCAATAGATTGGGCGATTGCTCCAGGAGAAAGGCGCTATCAAGCTCAAAATCAAGGAAATAGCTTACTACGCGGCCATGAAGTACCATGAATGTGAAAATATACTCGAGCAATGTTCTTCCACTTGGTACTATTCGCTCGCCATATCATTGCCGACCTCGAGCTCCTTCAAGAAGAGCTTACAAGAAGACTTGCACCGAGACCAGCTGAAGCCACTCGAGCTCCTGGAATAACATTTGAGGCTCATTTGTGTTCTTGATTTTTCAGTTCTTGAGTTTGTACCTTTTATCGAGTTTGTTTGTCATGTCATCCATGTTGAGTCTGTTATTTTATTTTGAGtctgtatgttttcctttttTGAGTCAGTTATCAGTACATTCGAGTCTTTGTaataaaaaaaccaaaaaaaattattaatgaaattttgaaaacccccaaaatttttcttttctttcattttgcatTTACTACCCTGAACTACATAATGGTTTGATTCATTCAAcgtcataatacgtaggcaatccccatcagaTTCAATGCCATTAattaaattgagtgaaaaaagaagaagaaagaaaagggtgACGAAAAATAACAGAGAAAAAAACAAGAgcgaaaaaacaacaaaaagagaaagaaaaaagaaatcaaGATATGAAGTGAATGGACGAAAAAAAGAGCTGCAGAAAGAAAAAGAGATAATGAAAAGCGGAATGAAACACGCGACCATTGCAAAGACATTTTAGAAACATTTAACTCTTCacgtgcattgcatccccaatgtgtgaTTCCCTATTTGTTAAATGTCTTAAAACTGACAAGGGCATTGTGTGTCCAAAATTAGCCAGGTCTTGTTCAGATGGTTGGTTTTGACGGTAATCTAGCTTCTCATCGGTACTTTACAGGATCAAAAGGAAGAGTCTCAATGTCTTCAGAAAGCAGTCTCCGTATAATCGATCCTGAGGATAATGCTGCATCGGTTCTGTCACAGCATGAATCGGCCATTGTTGAAGAAAACAAGAGGTTGCgtctccgcatgttggaaatgtgggaCATATGGTCCAATTGTAGAGACCACCAAGTACAATCCCTGGATTTCCCGAGTTGATCCCCAGGACGGGTGGAACCACCAACATTCCCATCTCCATGACCAACCCATTTATCCCGTTTGGGTACCCTACTATGTCATCCAACTTTACCGGTACGTCTTCTGAGGTCCGTCCCTTGGCGCTGTTTTCAGGGGTACCTTCAACGTTGTTCACGGCACCACCAGTCTTCACCATGGCACAACTGATAAGTAAGGATTTTGACCgcttgctctcttttacttgcgttttagctaaaaaatgcttaaaggtattcctgAGAACTAACGAAATGTGCTTACTTGCAGGAATATTGGGAAACGAGCCAAAgaagtcaaaatcaactcataaaaGAGTCACAAGTGAACAAGAACCAAAACAAGGCAAAAAAGGCtagtagtgcggccgcagaagagAGATTCAAAGAGCAGTGTTTTGGCCAGCTCAAGGattgcggaccgcaccaaaattGTGCGGCCGTAGGAGGTCAAGTGCGACCGCAGTCATTATTATGCGGTCCGCAAGATTAAAGAATCAGAGAGCTGTTTCAAGTCCAAAAGCAAATGAGTGCGGACCACCTTacttttgtgcggccgcatagTCAGAAGTGCGGCCGTACCCACTTTTATGCTGACCGCAGAGGTCTGAAGTTCCAAGACTAAATTCCCaagactgcggaccgcacaataaaATCAGAGAGCTGTTTCAAGGCCAAAAGCAGAAGAGTGCGGACCACATTACTTTTGTGCGGCCGTAGTCAAAAGTGCATCCGCACCCacttttatgcggaccgcaaaggCTTGAAGTTCCAAGCCTAATTCCCAAGACTACGAaccgcacaataattgtgtggCCGCAGAAGCCCATTGTGAGGATCGCACCAGAATTATGCGGCTGCACAACCTTCGCATGTcatttttgtcagatattttcagcttagtataaatagtactttttgtcatttttaggttaagttcaGTTTCCAGAAGTGCACCTAAGCcgttttctttacttctttgagtaattttgtatTAGATTTACTTCTAGAGATTGGATTTTCTTTGTCTAGTCAATTATTGTGCATTCTATTTcaatttcttcttgtatttctttatttttcatgagtagctaaatctttagctagggttgtgacccaaccctagtgtgggtacttgATGAGTATTTaattttagggcttgtttgtgattggattagtgatatttagccttgttTATGCTTAAATTCTAGAATTAATTGTAAAGATAGACTAAGTTtagaaaaacttggctaacaaggaattggggtgaactcaagaaattgatagccccaattaaagggtcaaatctagagataCTAAGACCCAACTTGAGCATCACTTGATTTGTGCAATATCCATTTGGCTTGagaaagtcaaattgggcaaaatcactcaaactaccgagatgTATAGAGTGAGCAATTgtgtgtgattgctatattacgaTCCCCATTAATCAAACTTGCCCTATAGTTTACAACCCTTTAGATAACTACCTAGGTAGAAGTCACGACTCTAGATcctttatcattttaaaaataa
This sequence is a window from Nicotiana sylvestris chromosome 3, ASM39365v2, whole genome shotgun sequence. Protein-coding genes within it:
- the LOC104245335 gene encoding uncharacterized protein; its protein translation is MSLLFQENSVRTPFRAEFLGGKNLWVVKLCRIRHRNSSCFCLLRDGGRSFSLFQAQPGLVQMVGFDGNLASHRYFTGSKGRVSMSSESSLRIIDPEDNAASVLSQHESAIVEENKRLRLRMLEMWDIWSNCRDHQVQSLDFPS